A segment of the Chloroflexota bacterium genome:
TTTGCCGGTTATGTTCCCTATTATGGGACAGCGTTGAATTTCTCATCCAATTTGCAGGATGATTTATTACGGCATGTTGATTTCGGCGTCTATCCGTCATATTTTCTCAGTTATGAAGTAACCGCCAAAATTCTTAATACCAGTTCAAACTGGATTTATACCTCATCCTATGACCAATGGACACAAGAGATAAAACGAACTTACCAATGGCTGAACAATCTGCTAGGGCCGGTAAAAGGACAGGAAATTGTCGCCCGGCAGGTTCTTGAGGACGGCGTCGTGGCCACAACCTACGCTAACGGAAAACAAATCATTGTCAATTATAACGATAAGCCATTCTTAGTCGGCGATGTTGTGGTCAACAGTAAAGATGCTGTAATCAGGGATGTGTTACCGTGAATTTGCGCAAGACTTTTCGCAACAAAGAAATGAGGCATAGCACAAGAGAGGCGCTCTACGGCTATGCTTTCGTCATGATTTGGATTTTAGGCTTTGGGATATTTACGTTAGTCCCTCTAATTCAAACTTTTTTCTATAGCCTGAACCAGGTCACTGTTTCGGCAACAGGCATCAATCTTGATTTTGTTGAATGGGCGAATTATTCAAGAGCCTTATTTACAGACCCGACATTTGTGGAGTTATTAATCGGATATGTGATCGAAACGTTAGTTTCAGTGCCGATTGTATTGATATTTTCAATGATTATCGCTTTATTTTTAAATCTGAATTTCAGATTCAAGGGTTTATTCAGAACGATTTTCTTTTTGCCGGTTGTCATCACCAGCGGACCGGTGATTCAGGAACTGACATCGCAAGGCGCTACCTCGGTGCCGGGGATTGCTAATTCAGCAGTAATTGCGGATTTTTTAGCCCAGCTGCCGCGCTATTTACGCAATCCGATTGAATACCTTCTTACCTCGTTTATATTAATCCTCTGGTTTTCCGGCGTACAAATCCTGATTTATTTATCCAGCTTGCAGAAAATTGACAAGAGCATTTATGAGGCGGCTGCCATTGATGGGGCATCTGCCTGGGAATCTTTTTGGAAAATTACGTTACCATCTATATTTCCTTGTGCTGATTTTGCTTCTGGCGATTGTATATTTGCTCCTAAACTTTCGCGCGGAGAAAAAAATCAGATAAGAGGAGATGGCCGCATATGAAAAGATTTATTCAGGAAAATTTGAAAAGCTTTCTGCTGGGCAATCGGGCCAATTATGGATTGATATTTAATATATTGTTGTATATGCTGTTGATCGCCATTGGCTTTGTTTATCTTTATCCGCTGTTATTCATGTTTGTCACTAGCATGAAAAGTCCGGCGGATTTACTAAACCCGATGGTGCAATGGGTTCCGACTGAATTATTCGTTGGCAACTATATCAAGGCCTACCATGTATTAGATTATCCCACTACACTATTGTCATCTGTAATGATTAGTGTTGTCCCGTCGGTCATTCAGGCTATTGTGTGTTCGCTTGTTGGTTATGGGTTGGCGCGGTATCGGTTTTGGGGCAAAAATCTCATATTTGTTCTCATTCTTGCCACGTTCGTCATCCCCGCGCAAAACACCGTTATCCCGCAGATGTTAACTTATCGAAGTCTTGGGTTGCTCGGCAATATTTATTCTCTGATCTTGCCAGCAATTATGGGGCAGGGATTTAAGAGCGCTATTTTCATTCTAATTTTTTACCAGACATTTCTTTCTTTGCCCAAAGTATTGGAAGAGGCCGCGCGCTTGGATGGGGCATCTGACATAAAGATTTTTGTGCAAATCGCTCTGCCGGCCGCAATACCTTCCTATATTATTTCGATCATTTTCTCGACCGTTTGGTATTGGAATGAGACTTATTTGACCGTCATATTTCTTGAAGGCGGCATCCAGTCACTGCCAATGCAATTATCAAAGTTTGTTCAGGCATATGAGAATTTGTATCCACCTGGAACGGTGAATATTTTTGATCGCCTAAATGAGGCGGTAAAACTAAGCGGCACATTTTTAAATATTCTGCCATTGTTGATAATGTACTTTGTGTTGCAGAAATGGTTTGTTGAATCGATCGAAACGACAGGTATAACAGGTGAATAAACTGATCGTTTTGATCCTTGTGTTTTCGCTGACTATCACTGGTTGTTCTTCTCTACCCCAACAAGCGCGGCAAGCCATATGCAATTCAGTATAGGCTAAAGCGGCAGATTGCACTCCCTGATCAGAGTGATAAATTTCGGGGCGATGCTCGGCTCAGGCGCCCCGGCTTAGCGATACGCGCTTGCTGTGGGTCAGCCCGCCATCACCCCGGAAGAGCCTGGGGCGTTGGCGAGAAATTGGCTTTTCCACTCCGACATCAAATCCGGCTTGAGGTTGTGCTCATGATCCAGGTCGGCGGCGAATCTATAATACGTGGCGATTGCACAGCGTTTTAGGCTATCAAACCCCGGCGAAATTTGCAGCTGCCTACAAAACTAAGTGCGCTGAGTCTCTCGCTTCGCCTGGTCATAAAAACTGAGGCAGATCAATGACTACTATCAAAGATGTGGCTAAACATGCCAAGGTCAGCATCACGTCAGCATCATATGCTTTAAATGGCACAGGCACTATCAGTACAGCAACCCGGAAACGCGTGTTAAAAGTCGCGGAGGAACTGAATTATCATCCCAATGCTTTTGCCAGAAATCTAAAAAAACGAAAGACATATACTATTGGTGTCTTTATTACCCGATTCGGCGGCTCGTTTTATGAAGAAATTCTCGAAGGAATCCATGATGCAGTTCTAAAAACCGATTATGAGTTGATTGTATGCCCTGAAAGCCGGATGTTTCGAAAACTCCTCACACAGCGGCAGGTAGATGGAGCCATTGTGTTTGATTCGAAAATAAAAAGTGATATCCTGGTTAAACTTGCTTCAAAAAGATTTCCTATCGTCGTTTTAGATCGCTATTTGGAAGTTGATTATTTGCTTCCTTTGTTAGTTGACAACCAGCAGGGGGCCAGGGAGGCTTTTTATCATTTATATGCCCAGGGAGCTCGCCGCTTCTCCTTTATTTCAGGTGCTTCGGATTCATTTGATAATATGGAGAGAAAAAAAGCATTTTTGAATGAGGCGGACAAAAACAATGTCACCGTCCAATGCTATAACGGGAATTTTACCGAGGAGTCTGGCTACGATATTGCCAGAACGATGATTGAAACCAATGATTTGCCGGAAGCAGTTTTTTGCGCAAACGATCAAATGGCTATAGGATTTATTAATGCAATGAAGGAGAATCATTTAAAGGCTCCTGACGACATTGCCGTTGTAGGATTTGACGATATCCAAATTGCTAAATATATGCAGCCGACCTTGTCAACTATTGGAGCGTCGCGTTTTTCATGGGGTTCGTTAGCTGCAACTCAGTTGATTGATTTTCTGGAGAATGAAAAACCTTTTCAGCCGTATAGAATTCCCGCCAGGCTGATCCAGCGTGAATCGTCTACGAAGAATCACAATGCGCTATTGGCAAAATAGTCGAGAACGCAAGATAACCTGTGACCCTGGCGCCATTGGTTATATCATTTGATATTCGTATTTTCGGAGAACAACTATGTACGATGTATTCAGCCTGCCGGCGATAAGCTTCCCGAAGGATTTCTTGTGGGGCAGCGCTACAGCCGGACATCAAGTTGAGGGCGACAATATCCACTCGCAAGTGTGGTTTGACGAACAGCAGGACAAATTTTGGCTTGACGATCCCGAACGGAAAATCAGGGCGACCTCCGGTAAAGCTTGCGACCATTACCGGCTGTATCGGGAAGACGTGGATTTGCTGGCAGAGCTTGGCCACCGGGCGTACCGGATGTCAATTGAGTGGAGTCGAATAGAACCTGCCGAAGGCCAGTGGGATGTAGCGGCGGTCAACCACTATGTTGATTTACTGGCGCGCCTTAACCAACGGGGGATTCAGGTGTTCGTCACGCTCCATCATTTTACCCACCCTTACTGGTTCGAGCAGCAAGGAGGTTTTCGGGAACGTGAGAACTTACGCTACTTTGAGCGCTATTTGGAGTACCTCTTGCCGAAGATTAGCGCATACGTGAGCGGATGGAATGTGATCAATGAATTCAACTTAGGGCTATCTCCAACTGGCGGGTCTTACAAATTCAATATGCTTCGCTTTCACGCCCTGGGGTATCACTTGATTAAACGCTATTCTTCAGCCCCGGTAAGTAGCGCCCATGCTTTTATCCATTGGTTTCCACGACGTTACCATGATACTCTGGATCGGCGCATGACAGATTACGCGGATTTCCTTACAAATGAATTCTTCTTTCATGCCCTGCGGACCGGTGAACTGGTGTACCCAAATATGAATAGCGAATATGACCCGGACGTGAAGGGAACGCTGGATTTTTGGGCGATTAATTATTATACGCGCCACATGGTAGATGCGCGCCAGGCAGGTTTGGAAGGCTCCCGGTTCAAGCACAAGGAGCTAAAGATGATCCCGATGAATTTTTATTTAGAGGAGATGTATCCTGAAGGGTTGATTGCGAATTTGGAACGCCTGACTGATCGCCCGGTTTACATTACTGAAAACGGGTGTGCGACCACCGATGACCGGTTTCGGATTGTCTATCTCGCCTTGACTCTCTCCGCGTTGAAGGAGGCGATAGATCGCGGGGTGGATGTGCGCGGCTATTTTTACTGGTCATTGATGGACAACTACGAATGGGGATCGTTCCTGCCTCGATTTGGCTTGGTGGATGTTAATTTTGAGACCTTTAAGCGGACGCCGAAACCTAGCGCGATGTTCTATCGAGATATTATTGGGAGAAATGGATTTGAGGGCGCGACGTTACAACGCTACCTGAAGGAATTGCCTACATTGCAAAAGAGCCAATAAACAAGCGCACCCAGCCCGCCACCCAGCCGACGCTTCGTCTTCAGTTCGGCGCGGCGGATGGCGACCGCGCATCTACAAAGCATCGGTAGATCGAAATGAGGAGCAGGGCATGCCCACATGCCCGTCTGCACGTAGGCGTGCAGACTCCTCACATTGTGATGTGCTGAGAATCACAACGCCCCATCAGAAAAATAAGCGAGCATGTATGGATATACGAAACATATTACATGATGAGCTAAAAGGCTCGTGTGACTTTTTCCTTAATTTCACGAATCTGAATTCAGATAGCAGAGGATTTGGTTTAACTGTTGACTCCACCAAGGATCCTCAGGTGGCTTCCATTGCCTCAGTGGGGTTTGCCCTTACTGCCTGGGTGATTGCTATTGAGCGAGGCTATATAACTCGTCAAAAGGCGCTGGATATTACCAGAAAGACTTTACGCACGCTTTGCTATCATGCAAGCCATTATCGCGGCTTCTTTGCCCATTTCCTGCATCTGGAAAGCGGCGAAAGAATTGGAAAATGCGAATATTCAACGATTGATACCGCACTTTGCTTAAATGGCGTGATCACAGCAGCCGCCTACTTTCGGGACGAAGAAATCGGGCAAATGGCACAGCAGTTGCTCGAACGGGTAGACTGGAATTTCATCATTTTTGAAAAAGACGGCAAAACCCTTTTTCGGATGGCCTACAACCCGGATAAAGATGGCGATTATGTGACGGATGATCCCGGATTTATTCACCAGTGGGATATGGCCGCCGAACAAAAGATGATGTATTTGCAGGCAGCCGGGCATATAGAGCCGTCATTGGCAAAGAAACTTTATAGAGGCTTCTCCCGTGATCTTGGGAACTTTGAGGGGCAAAAAATCATCATCAACCCAGGCGGCAACTTATTTGCCTATCAGTTCAGCGAAGCCTGGTTAGATGCCGCCAATTATCTTGATCCAGACGGAGTAGACTGGTTCAACAACACCCGGCTTGCCACATTAGCCAATCGCAATTTTTGTCTCGAGCACGCCCATGAATTCAAAACCTACCATGCCAACAGTTGGGGGGCTAGTGCTGGCGACAGCCCGTGGGGATACGATGTCTCCGGCAGCACACCTTCTCTGCATACACCGAAACCCAATGGGACCGTCTCTATTTATGGGGCATTGGCCTCCCTGCCGTTTATTCCCGAACTGACTGCGGATATGATTCAATACCTTTATCGCCATCATCCCCAAACCTGGGGGTCGTATGGCTTTTTTGATTCCTACAACCTCGATGTCTCCCCACCCTGGTACAGCAATTCGATTTACGGAATTGATAAAGGTTGTTCGATGATCATGATCGAGAATCACCTGAGCAGACTGATTTGGGATACCTACACCAACAGCCCTTATATTCAAAAAGCTGTCGGCATTTTAGGCTTTCATAAACGACAGGGAGGGCAAGTTACAAGGTGACTCCGGCGACTCAGCCACTCCCATGGGCAGTATCA
Coding sequences within it:
- a CDS encoding sugar ABC transporter permease is translated as MRHSTREALYGYAFVMIWILGFGIFTLVPLIQTFFYSLNQVTVSATGINLDFVEWANYSRALFTDPTFVELLIGYVIETLVSVPIVLIFSMIIALFLNLNFRFKGLFRTIFFLPVVITSGPVIQELTSQGATSVPGIANSAVIADFLAQLPRYLRNPIEYLLTSFILILWFSGVQILIYLSSLQKIDKSIYEAAAIDGASAWESFWKITLPSIFPCADFASGDCIFAPKLSRGEKNQIRGDGRI
- a CDS encoding carbohydrate ABC transporter permease, which codes for MKRFIQENLKSFLLGNRANYGLIFNILLYMLLIAIGFVYLYPLLFMFVTSMKSPADLLNPMVQWVPTELFVGNYIKAYHVLDYPTTLLSSVMISVVPSVIQAIVCSLVGYGLARYRFWGKNLIFVLILATFVIPAQNTVIPQMLTYRSLGLLGNIYSLILPAIMGQGFKSAIFILIFYQTFLSLPKVLEEAARLDGASDIKIFVQIALPAAIPSYIISIIFSTVWYWNETYLTVIFLEGGIQSLPMQLSKFVQAYENLYPPGTVNIFDRLNEAVKLSGTFLNILPLLIMYFVLQKWFVESIETTGITGE
- a CDS encoding LacI family DNA-binding transcriptional regulator, with product MTTIKDVAKHAKVSITSASYALNGTGTISTATRKRVLKVAEELNYHPNAFARNLKKRKTYTIGVFITRFGGSFYEEILEGIHDAVLKTDYELIVCPESRMFRKLLTQRQVDGAIVFDSKIKSDILVKLASKRFPIVVLDRYLEVDYLLPLLVDNQQGAREAFYHLYAQGARRFSFISGASDSFDNMERKKAFLNEADKNNVTVQCYNGNFTEESGYDIARTMIETNDLPEAVFCANDQMAIGFINAMKENHLKAPDDIAVVGFDDIQIAKYMQPTLSTIGASRFSWGSLAATQLIDFLENEKPFQPYRIPARLIQRESSTKNHNALLAK
- a CDS encoding glycoside hydrolase family 1 protein: MYDVFSLPAISFPKDFLWGSATAGHQVEGDNIHSQVWFDEQQDKFWLDDPERKIRATSGKACDHYRLYREDVDLLAELGHRAYRMSIEWSRIEPAEGQWDVAAVNHYVDLLARLNQRGIQVFVTLHHFTHPYWFEQQGGFRERENLRYFERYLEYLLPKISAYVSGWNVINEFNLGLSPTGGSYKFNMLRFHALGYHLIKRYSSAPVSSAHAFIHWFPRRYHDTLDRRMTDYADFLTNEFFFHALRTGELVYPNMNSEYDPDVKGTLDFWAINYYTRHMVDARQAGLEGSRFKHKELKMIPMNFYLEEMYPEGLIANLERLTDRPVYITENGCATTDDRFRIVYLALTLSALKEAIDRGVDVRGYFYWSLMDNYEWGSFLPRFGLVDVNFETFKRTPKPSAMFYRDIIGRNGFEGATLQRYLKELPTLQKSQ